In the Drosophila gunungcola strain Sukarami unplaced genomic scaffold, Dgunungcola_SK_2 000001F, whole genome shotgun sequence genome, one interval contains:
- the LOC128262388 gene encoding restin homolog isoform X21 encodes MSDVTGDSGGPSAPQPSPVTPDPDPGVPTSKLPGPTRSNIPTPAASGTGIPTATPMPTPATSGTGIPQPSKIKAPSQFGSTGSVSKIGRPCCNHTTPKSGPPPRDTASMSRESDDNLSSINSAYTDHNSAVLTANTEQFIIGQRVWLGGLRPGQIAYIGETHFAPGEWAGVVLDEPNGKNDGCVSGKRYFQCEPKRGIFSRLTRLTTYPMSGAQTPTSPLTKNSPDRSRTVSPTASIRSSMLRSPGIGGKNGMAVGDRVIVSSGFGSRPGILRYLGETQFAPGNWCGVELDEPSGKNDGAVDDIRYFECKPKYGVFVPIAKVSLSPSSKKTRLSRTGSRESLTSIGTMNSIATTATSRMRMNAQQRKSITPVKPILATPKSQFSMQDLLREKQQHVEQLMVERDLDREDAQNQALQLQKNINEVTIFTDTMYAPLPYADRSRPYRPSNKKSRVKSPQQSIWVPTTLSSSITTSTRPAITAATYSRQPLQQQQQQQILQTHQQQQQQQQQQHQKQQAKPKKVWFCDKKKLFPLKARIVELESALGDERKKSEELQFSVDEAQFCGDEINAQSQVYKEKIHDLESKITQLVSASPSLQSIPTPAPPSDDSALKEEIAQLQEKLSIQQKETESRIAEQLEEEQRLRENVKYLQEQNATLQSELVSKDESLEKFSLSECGIENLRRELALLKEDNEKQAEEAQVVFNQKLAEKSEELKKVTAELQSMKAASDSLEGERVNKSDEYEIFQTEVRIRDEQLKEIGQQLDELTTQLNVQKAENLALDDMLRQQKAGGDEKSSLLEKTLEELNQFKEGAAKNQQEKENLEKQLTEIKQLAEQEKLVREKAENEISQFKLEKLSIEQQLVLKQTELENSQKKQSETETTLQENKEVNTQKDIQINEFKESLQKLQQQLEEKTQAQEKLLTDLEELNINQEKILSQKTQELQELQAKSTETEGALKSTQNQLEQLQQQAAASGEEGSKNLAKLQEEISQLRSQAEKTQSDLKASQSDVEAKTKQLESANGSLEEDAKQLANLQEQIAKLKSQMEETQSALCSCNTDLESRTKQVEAANAALEKVNKDYAESRAEASRLQDQVKEITDTLHAELLAERSSSSDLHTKLSKFSEELATGQKELTSKADEWTQEMLQKEKELQELRQQLQDSQDSQTKLKAEGERKEKSLEESIKDLQEQVAKAKADNQELSSGNQETIKDLQERLEISNAEIQHKEKMSAEDAQKIADLKTLVEAIQVANANISATNAELSTVLEVLQAEKSETNHIFELFEMEADMNSERLIEKLTGMKEELKETHLQLDERQKKFEELESKLEQTQQSEQSLQQESLASKEQLKELQQSLDELQDSLKQKEEIVLSLEGKLKETSSIIEGQITSTQEVQVKLEEAQRNEKNLLEESSKLNEQLQEFQKTQSELSESLKQKEELVQNLEDKLKESKTHSETQSNLLKETQVKLEETQQREKSLQEEAAKLSSELQQVQQANGKVNDSLVKVEGLLKVFEKKLEAAHSHLEVQQATNKELQELLAKAQESEGNLQGESLAVTEQLRQLQQANVELQESLFKKEENLKSLEAKLQESNTLLEDRNKSHNELQDKLEQAQQKERNLQEEFSQLTEQLSQLKQANDELQKSLQQKQSLLEKGNEFDTQLAEYQKVIDEMDDSASAKSKLLEQLQNRVVELEAALQQANEAQKTANLETKELRRQLESLELEKSREILILKTQRNGAGSRSGKGDELESLDTETSLAKINFLNSIIADMQQKNDALKSKVQTLETVPIDFTKPNAFDVLTKRKPAPRLFCDICDEFDKHETEDCPIQASEDRDYSPPPSEANNNEKERKLPAPRKYCDSCEVFGHDTSECADDETF; translated from the exons acacCGCCAGCATGAGTCGTGAAAGCGATGACAATTTAAGTTCGATCAATTCGGCTTATACag ATCACAACAGCGCCGTGCTGACAGCGAACACAGAGCAGTTCATCATTGGCCAGCGGGTGTGGCTCGGTGGCCTTCGTCCCGGACAGATTGCCTACATTGGCGAGACACACTTTGCACCCGGCGAATGGGCCGGCGTTGTCCTGGATGAACCTAATG GCAAAAATGATGGCTGTGTGTCGGGCAAAAGGTACTTCCAGTGTGAGCCAAAACGCGGCATTTTCTCACGCCTCACACGACTTACCACATATCCGATGTCCGGAGCCCAGACGCCGACTTCCCCGTTGACCAAAAACTCCCCGGACAGATCGCGCACAGTCTCCCCAACTGCGAGCATTCGCAGCTCTATGCTCCGCAGTCCCGGCATTGGAGGCA AAAATGGCATGGCTGTGGGCGATCGTGTGATTGTCTCCTCTGGATTTGGCAGTCGTCCGGGTATTTTACGCTATTTGGGCGAGACACAATTCGCTCCTGGCAATTGGTGCGGCGTGGAACTGGATGAGCCTAGTGGCAAAAACGATGGTGCTGTGGATGATATAAG ATACTTCGAGTGCAAACCCAAATACGGGGTGTTTGTACCCATAGCGAAGGTTTCGCTGTCGCCGTCGTCGAAGAAAACGCGACTTTCGAGGACCGGATCGCGGGAGTCCCTCACGTCGATCGGCACCATGAACAGCATCGCCACCACGGCCACGTCGCGCATGCGCATGAATGCTCAG CAGCGCAAGTCGATCACGCCAGTAAAGCCTATTTTAGCGACGCCGAAAAGCCAATTTTCCATGCAG GATCTGCTGCGCGAGAAGCAACAGCATGTGGAGCAGCTGATGGTGGAGCGCGACTTGGACCGCGAGGATGCCCAGAATCAGGcgctgcagctgcagaagAACATCAACGAGGTAACTATCTTCACCGATACCATGTACGCACCGCTGCCCTATGCGGACAGGTCGCGACCCTATCGACCCAGCAACAAGAAGTCAAGGGTTAAGAGTCCACAGCAATCAATCTGGGTGCCCACCACCCTGAGCAGCAGCATTACGACCAGCACAAGACCAGCCataacagcagcaacatacAGCAGACAgccactgcagcagcagcaacagcaacagataTTGCAGacacatcagcagcagcagcagcagcagcagcaacaacatcaaaaGCAGCAGGCCAAGCCAAAGAAAGTTTGGTTTTGCGATAAAAAGAAACTCTTTCCA CTGAAGGCAAGAATTGTTGAATTGGAGTCGGCATTGGGAGATGAACGAAAGAAATCGGAAGAGTTGCAATTCTCCGTAGACGAGGCCCAGTTTTGTGGCGATGAAATAAAT gCTCAATCGCAGGTCTACAAGGAAAAGATACACGATCTGGAGTCAAAAATCACACAATTGGTGTCCG CCTCGCCAAGTCTGCAGAGCATACCAACACCTGCCCCGCCTTCAGATGATAGCGCCCTTAAGGAGGAGATTGCCCAACTGCAGGAAAAGCTTAGCATTCAGCAAAAGGAGACTGAGTCCCGTATTGCCGagcagctggaggaggagcagcggTTGAGGGAGAATGTGAAGTACCTGCAGGAACAGAATGCCACTCTTCAGTCTGAACTGGTGTCCAAGGATGAGTCTCTGGAGAAATTCTCCCTCTCGGAGTGTGGCATTGAGAATCTTCGCCGGGAACTGGCACTGCTCAAGGAGGATAACGAAAAGCAAGCTGAGGAGGCTCAAGTTGTATTCAATCAAAAGCTGGCCGAAAAATCCGAAGAGCTGAAGAAAGTCACCGCCGAGCTGCAGAGCATGAAGGCAGCCTCAGATTCTCTGGAAGGCGAAAGGGTTAACAAAAGCGATGAATACGAGATTTTTCAGACCGAAGTTCGAATTCGGGATGAGCAACTCAAGGAGATAGGTCAACAACTCGATGAACTAACCACCCaattaaatgtacaaaaaGCGGAAAATTTGGCTCTGGATGATATGCTTCGGCAGCAAAAGGCAGGAGGTGATGAAAAATCTTCTCTTTTAGAAAAAACCCTAGAGGAgcttaatcaatttaaagaaGGCGCTGCGAAAAACCAGCaggaaaaagaaaaccttGAAAAGCAATTAACAGAAATAAAGCAATTGGCGGAACAAGAAAAACTAGTCAGGGAAAAGgctgaaaatgaaataagtcaatttaaattagaaaaactATCAATAGAGCAGCAATTGGTCTTAAAACAAACTGAACTTGAAAACTCCCAAAAGAAACAgtcagagacagagacaactcTTCAGGAAAACAAGGAGGTCAATACCCAAAAggatatacaaataaatgaattcaAGGAATCACTTCAAAaactgcaacaacaactggAGGAGAAAACCCAAGCCCAAGAAAAACTCTTAACTGATCTGGAAGAACTGAATATAAATCAGGAAAagattttaagccaaaagaCACAGGAACTTCAAGAACTCCAAGCAAAGTCGACTGAAACCGAAGGGGCTCTTAAGTCCACTCAAAACCAATTAGAACAACTCCAGCAACAGGCAGCCGCATCTGGAGAAGAGGGTTCCAAGAATTTGGCCAAATTGCAGGAAGAGATCAGTCAGCTTAGGTCCCAGGCGGAGAAAACTCAGTCGGATCTGAAAGCTAGCCAATCGGATGTGGAAGCCAAGACCAAACAACTGGAGTCAGCAAATGGAAGCCTAGAGGAGGATGCCAAACAGTTGGCCAATCTGCAGGAACAGATTGCCAAACTGAAGTCCCAAATGGAGGAGACGCAGTCAGCTCTCTGCTCATGCAATACGGATTTGGAATCCAGAACGAAGCAAGTTGAGGCAGCCAATGCGGCTTTGGAGAAAGTTAACAAG GACTATGCTGAATCCCGAGCGGAGGCTTCTCGCCTACAAGATCAGGTGAAGGAGATCACCGATACTCTGCATGCTGAGCTCCTGGCAGAACGATCCTCTTCAAGCGACCTACACACAAAACTCTCCAAGTTCTCGGAGGAATTAGCCACTGGTCAAAAGGAATTGACCAGCAAAGCAGATGAGTGGACTCAGGAAATGTTGCAGAAGGAGAAAGAATTGCAGGAGCTTCGACAGCAGCTGCAAGATAGTCAAGATtcgcaaacaaaattaaaagcagaGGGTGAAAGAAAAGAGAAGTCTCTGGAAGAATCTATTAAGGATCTACAAGAACAAGTCGCTAAGGCCAAGGCGGATAATCAAGAGCTAAGCAGCGGCAATCAGGAAACCATTAAAGATTTGCAAGAGCGTTTGGAAATCTCCAATGCCGAGATCCAACACAAGGAGAAAATGTCCGCCGAAGATGCCCAGAAGATAGCTGACCTTAAGACCCTTGTGGAAGCCATCCAGGTGGCTAATGCCAACATATCAGCCACCAATGCAGAGCTCTCCACCGTCTTGGAAGTCCTTCAGGCGGAGAAAAGCGAAACAAATCACATATTCGAGCTTTTCGAAATGGAAGCGGATATGAATTCCGAGCGGTTGATTGAAAAACTCACCGGAATGAAGGAGGAGCTAAAGGAAACGCATCTTCAACTCGATGAGCGACAGAAAAAGTTCGAGGAGTTGGAGTCCAAATTAGAGCAAACCCAACAGAGTGAGCAGAGTTTGCAGCAAGAATCCTTGGCTTCCAAAGAGCAACTAAAGGAACTTCAACAGTCATTGGATGAACTTCAAGATTCCCTAAagcaaaaagaagaaattgtcCTGAGTTTGGAGGGTAAACTAAAGGAAACGAGTTCCATTATTGAAGGTCAAATTACTTCAACCCAGGAAGTACAAGTAAAACTAGAAGAAGCTCAAAGGAACGAAAAGAATTTACTCGAAGAAAGTAGCAAATTAAATGAGCAACTACAAGAGTTTCAAAAGACTCAGTCGGAACTCTCAGAATCCCTCAAGCAAAAAGAAGAACTTGTACAGAATTtagaagataaattaaaagaaagcaaaacTCACTCAGAGACCCAAAGTAATCTGTTGAAGGAAACCCAAGTTAAATTGGAGGAGACCCAACAGCGCGAGAAATCTTTGCAGGAAGAGGCTGCCAAACTATCCAGTGAACTTCAACAAGTGCAGCAGGCCAATGGAAAAGTTAATGATTCCCTCGTAAAAGTAGAAGGACTGTTGAAGGTTTTCGAGAAAAAACTCGAAGCAGCCCATTCTCATTTGGAAGTTCAACAAGCCACAAACAAAGAACTTCAGGAGTTGCTGGCCAAAGCGCAGGAGAGCGAAGGAAACCTTCAAGGAGAATCTCTGGCAGTCACCGAGCAACTACGTCAACTCCAACAAGCCAATGTTGAACTTCAGGAATCACTGTTTAAAAAAGAGGAAAACCTTAAAAGTCTTGAAGCCAAACTTCAAGAAAGTAATACTCTACTGGAAGACCGAAACAAGAGCCACAACGAACTCCAGGATAAGTTGGAACAGGCCCAGCAAAAGGAGAGGAACCTGCAAGAGGAATTCTCACAGTTAACTGAGCAACTAAGCCAACTAAAGCAAGCTAATGACGAGCTCCAAAAGTCCcttcaacaaaaacaatcgCTTTTGGAAAAGGGCAACGAATTCGACACGCAGCTGGCCGAGTACCAGAAAGTCATCGATGAAATGGATGATTCGGCCTCCGCTAAGTCCAAGCTGCTGGAACAGCTTCAAAATCGAGTTGTGGAACTGGAGGCCGCACTCCAACAAGCCAACGAAGCCCAAAAGACTGCCAATCTGGAGACCAAGGAGCTGAGGCGCCAGCTGGAATCGCTTGAACTGGAGAAGTCTAGGGAGATTTTGATCCTCAAGACGCAAAGGAATGGAGCGGGTAGCCGGTCAGGAAAGGGAGATGAACTGGAG TCACTGGACACCGAAACAAGTCTGGCCAAGATCAACTTTCTGAACTCAATCATTGCGGATATGCAGCAAAAGAATGATGCACTCAAGTCCAAAGTGCAGACTCTGGAAACCGTGCCAATTGATTTTACCAA GCCAAATGCCTTTGATGTGCTGACCAAGCGAAAACCGGCGCCCAGACTTTTCTGCGACATCTGCGATGAGTTTGACAAGCACGAGACGGAGGACTGTCCAATCCAGGCCAGCGAGGATCGGGATTACTCTCCGCCACCGTCCGAGGCCAATAATAACGAGAAGGAACGCAAGTTGCCAGCGCCCAGAAAATACTGCGATTCTTGCGAGG TCTTTGGCCACGACACGAGCGAATGCGCCGATGATGAAACCTTTTAG
- the LOC128262388 gene encoding restin homolog isoform X10 gives MGGKAKKKSKKTDTASMSRESDDNLSSINSAYTDLYQETVRRFTRSSLSPTSDWDRFSPARRSLKSEAGSRTSYDYYLEATGRRRSSDHNSAVLTANTEQFIIGQRVWLGGLRPGQIAYIGETHFAPGEWAGVVLDEPNGKNDGCVSGKRYFQCEPKRGIFSRLTRLTTYPMSGAQTPTSPLTKNSPDRSRTVSPTASIRSSMLRSPGIGGKNGMAVGDRVIVSSGFGSRPGILRYLGETQFAPGNWCGVELDEPSGKNDGAVDDIRYFECKPKYGVFVPIAKVSLSPSSKKTRLSRTGSRESLTSIGTMNSIATTATSRMRMNAQQRKSITPVKPILATPKSQFSMQDLLREKQQHVEQLMVERDLDREDAQNQALQLQKNINELKARIVELESALGDERKKSEELQFSVDEAQFCGDEINAQSQVYKEKIHDLESKITQLVSASPSLQSIPTPAPPSDDSALKEEIAQLQEKLSIQQKETESRIAEQLEEEQRLRENVKYLQEQNATLQSELVSKDESLEKFSLSECGIENLRRELALLKEDNEKQAEEAQVVFNQKLAEKSEELKKVTAELQSMKAASDSLEGERVNKSDEYEIFQTEVRIRDEQLKEIGQQLDELTTQLNVQKAENLALDDMLRQQKAGGDEKSSLLEKTLEELNQFKEGAAKNQQEKENLEKQLTEIKQLAEQEKLVREKAENEISQFKLEKLSIEQQLVLKQTELENSQKKQSETETTLQENKEVNTQKDIQINEFKESLQKLQQQLEEKTQAQEKLLTDLEELNINQEKILSQKTQELQELQAKSTETEGALKSTQNQLEQLQQQAAASGEEGSKNLAKLQEEISQLRSQAEKTQSDLKASQSDVEAKTKQLESANGSLEEDAKQLANLQEQIAKLKSQMEETQSALCSCNTDLESRTKQVEAANAALEKVNKDYAESRAEASRLQDQVKEITDTLHAELLAERSSSSDLHTKLSKFSEELATGQKELTSKADEWTQEMLQKEKELQELRQQLQDSQDSQTKLKAEGERKEKSLEESIKDLQEQVAKAKADNQELSSGNQETIKDLQERLEISNAEIQHKEKMSAEDAQKIADLKTLVEAIQVANANISATNAELSTVLEVLQAEKSETNHIFELFEMEADMNSERLIEKLTGMKEELKETHLQLDERQKKFEELESKLEQTQQSEQSLQQESLASKEQLKELQQSLDELQDSLKQKEEIVLSLEGKLKETSSIIEGQITSTQEVQVKLEEAQRNEKNLLEESSKLNEQLQEFQKTQSELSESLKQKEELVQNLEDKLKESKTHSETQSNLLKETQVKLEETQQREKSLQEEAAKLSSELQQVQQANGKVNDSLVKVEGLLKVFEKKLEAAHSHLEVQQATNKELQELLAKAQESEGNLQGESLAVTEQLRQLQQANVELQESLFKKEENLKSLEAKLQESNTLLEDRNKSHNELQDKLEQAQQKERNLQEEFSQLTEQLSQLKQANDELQKSLQQKQSLLEKGNEFDTQLAEYQKVIDEMDDSASAKSKLLEQLQNRVVELEAALQQANEAQKTANLETKELRRQLESLELEKSREILILKTQRNGAGSRSGKGDELESLDTETSLAKINFLNSIIADMQQKNDALKSKVQTLETVPIDFTKPNAFDVLTKRKPAPRLFCDICDEFDKHETEDCPIQASEDRDYSPPPSEANNNEKERKLPAPRKYCDSCEVFGHDTSECADDETF, from the exons acacCGCCAGCATGAGTCGTGAAAGCGATGACAATTTAAGTTCGATCAATTCGGCTTATACag ATCTCTATCAAGAGACTGTCAGGCGCTTTACGCGATCTTCGCTCTCACCCACATCCGATTGGGACCGCTTTTCGCCCGCTAGACGCTCGCTAAAATCGGAGGCTGGAAGTCGCACATCTT ATGATTATTATCTAGAGGCCACTGGGCGACGTCGCAGCTCAG ATCACAACAGCGCCGTGCTGACAGCGAACACAGAGCAGTTCATCATTGGCCAGCGGGTGTGGCTCGGTGGCCTTCGTCCCGGACAGATTGCCTACATTGGCGAGACACACTTTGCACCCGGCGAATGGGCCGGCGTTGTCCTGGATGAACCTAATG GCAAAAATGATGGCTGTGTGTCGGGCAAAAGGTACTTCCAGTGTGAGCCAAAACGCGGCATTTTCTCACGCCTCACACGACTTACCACATATCCGATGTCCGGAGCCCAGACGCCGACTTCCCCGTTGACCAAAAACTCCCCGGACAGATCGCGCACAGTCTCCCCAACTGCGAGCATTCGCAGCTCTATGCTCCGCAGTCCCGGCATTGGAGGCA AAAATGGCATGGCTGTGGGCGATCGTGTGATTGTCTCCTCTGGATTTGGCAGTCGTCCGGGTATTTTACGCTATTTGGGCGAGACACAATTCGCTCCTGGCAATTGGTGCGGCGTGGAACTGGATGAGCCTAGTGGCAAAAACGATGGTGCTGTGGATGATATAAG ATACTTCGAGTGCAAACCCAAATACGGGGTGTTTGTACCCATAGCGAAGGTTTCGCTGTCGCCGTCGTCGAAGAAAACGCGACTTTCGAGGACCGGATCGCGGGAGTCCCTCACGTCGATCGGCACCATGAACAGCATCGCCACCACGGCCACGTCGCGCATGCGCATGAATGCTCAG CAGCGCAAGTCGATCACGCCAGTAAAGCCTATTTTAGCGACGCCGAAAAGCCAATTTTCCATGCAG GATCTGCTGCGCGAGAAGCAACAGCATGTGGAGCAGCTGATGGTGGAGCGCGACTTGGACCGCGAGGATGCCCAGAATCAGGcgctgcagctgcagaagAACATCAACGAG CTGAAGGCAAGAATTGTTGAATTGGAGTCGGCATTGGGAGATGAACGAAAGAAATCGGAAGAGTTGCAATTCTCCGTAGACGAGGCCCAGTTTTGTGGCGATGAAATAAAT gCTCAATCGCAGGTCTACAAGGAAAAGATACACGATCTGGAGTCAAAAATCACACAATTGGTGTCCG CCTCGCCAAGTCTGCAGAGCATACCAACACCTGCCCCGCCTTCAGATGATAGCGCCCTTAAGGAGGAGATTGCCCAACTGCAGGAAAAGCTTAGCATTCAGCAAAAGGAGACTGAGTCCCGTATTGCCGagcagctggaggaggagcagcggTTGAGGGAGAATGTGAAGTACCTGCAGGAACAGAATGCCACTCTTCAGTCTGAACTGGTGTCCAAGGATGAGTCTCTGGAGAAATTCTCCCTCTCGGAGTGTGGCATTGAGAATCTTCGCCGGGAACTGGCACTGCTCAAGGAGGATAACGAAAAGCAAGCTGAGGAGGCTCAAGTTGTATTCAATCAAAAGCTGGCCGAAAAATCCGAAGAGCTGAAGAAAGTCACCGCCGAGCTGCAGAGCATGAAGGCAGCCTCAGATTCTCTGGAAGGCGAAAGGGTTAACAAAAGCGATGAATACGAGATTTTTCAGACCGAAGTTCGAATTCGGGATGAGCAACTCAAGGAGATAGGTCAACAACTCGATGAACTAACCACCCaattaaatgtacaaaaaGCGGAAAATTTGGCTCTGGATGATATGCTTCGGCAGCAAAAGGCAGGAGGTGATGAAAAATCTTCTCTTTTAGAAAAAACCCTAGAGGAgcttaatcaatttaaagaaGGCGCTGCGAAAAACCAGCaggaaaaagaaaaccttGAAAAGCAATTAACAGAAATAAAGCAATTGGCGGAACAAGAAAAACTAGTCAGGGAAAAGgctgaaaatgaaataagtcaatttaaattagaaaaactATCAATAGAGCAGCAATTGGTCTTAAAACAAACTGAACTTGAAAACTCCCAAAAGAAACAgtcagagacagagacaactcTTCAGGAAAACAAGGAGGTCAATACCCAAAAggatatacaaataaatgaattcaAGGAATCACTTCAAAaactgcaacaacaactggAGGAGAAAACCCAAGCCCAAGAAAAACTCTTAACTGATCTGGAAGAACTGAATATAAATCAGGAAAagattttaagccaaaagaCACAGGAACTTCAAGAACTCCAAGCAAAGTCGACTGAAACCGAAGGGGCTCTTAAGTCCACTCAAAACCAATTAGAACAACTCCAGCAACAGGCAGCCGCATCTGGAGAAGAGGGTTCCAAGAATTTGGCCAAATTGCAGGAAGAGATCAGTCAGCTTAGGTCCCAGGCGGAGAAAACTCAGTCGGATCTGAAAGCTAGCCAATCGGATGTGGAAGCCAAGACCAAACAACTGGAGTCAGCAAATGGAAGCCTAGAGGAGGATGCCAAACAGTTGGCCAATCTGCAGGAACAGATTGCCAAACTGAAGTCCCAAATGGAGGAGACGCAGTCAGCTCTCTGCTCATGCAATACGGATTTGGAATCCAGAACGAAGCAAGTTGAGGCAGCCAATGCGGCTTTGGAGAAAGTTAACAAG GACTATGCTGAATCCCGAGCGGAGGCTTCTCGCCTACAAGATCAGGTGAAGGAGATCACCGATACTCTGCATGCTGAGCTCCTGGCAGAACGATCCTCTTCAAGCGACCTACACACAAAACTCTCCAAGTTCTCGGAGGAATTAGCCACTGGTCAAAAGGAATTGACCAGCAAAGCAGATGAGTGGACTCAGGAAATGTTGCAGAAGGAGAAAGAATTGCAGGAGCTTCGACAGCAGCTGCAAGATAGTCAAGATtcgcaaacaaaattaaaagcagaGGGTGAAAGAAAAGAGAAGTCTCTGGAAGAATCTATTAAGGATCTACAAGAACAAGTCGCTAAGGCCAAGGCGGATAATCAAGAGCTAAGCAGCGGCAATCAGGAAACCATTAAAGATTTGCAAGAGCGTTTGGAAATCTCCAATGCCGAGATCCAACACAAGGAGAAAATGTCCGCCGAAGATGCCCAGAAGATAGCTGACCTTAAGACCCTTGTGGAAGCCATCCAGGTGGCTAATGCCAACATATCAGCCACCAATGCAGAGCTCTCCACCGTCTTGGAAGTCCTTCAGGCGGAGAAAAGCGAAACAAATCACATATTCGAGCTTTTCGAAATGGAAGCGGATATGAATTCCGAGCGGTTGATTGAAAAACTCACCGGAATGAAGGAGGAGCTAAAGGAAACGCATCTTCAACTCGATGAGCGACAGAAAAAGTTCGAGGAGTTGGAGTCCAAATTAGAGCAAACCCAACAGAGTGAGCAGAGTTTGCAGCAAGAATCCTTGGCTTCCAAAGAGCAACTAAAGGAACTTCAACAGTCATTGGATGAACTTCAAGATTCCCTAAagcaaaaagaagaaattgtcCTGAGTTTGGAGGGTAAACTAAAGGAAACGAGTTCCATTATTGAAGGTCAAATTACTTCAACCCAGGAAGTACAAGTAAAACTAGAAGAAGCTCAAAGGAACGAAAAGAATTTACTCGAAGAAAGTAGCAAATTAAATGAGCAACTACAAGAGTTTCAAAAGACTCAGTCGGAACTCTCAGAATCCCTCAAGCAAAAAGAAGAACTTGTACAGAATTtagaagataaattaaaagaaagcaaaacTCACTCAGAGACCCAAAGTAATCTGTTGAAGGAAACCCAAGTTAAATTGGAGGAGACCCAACAGCGCGAGAAATCTTTGCAGGAAGAGGCTGCCAAACTATCCAGTGAACTTCAACAAGTGCAGCAGGCCAATGGAAAAGTTAATGATTCCCTCGTAAAAGTAGAAGGACTGTTGAAGGTTTTCGAGAAAAAACTCGAAGCAGCCCATTCTCATTTGGAAGTTCAACAAGCCACAAACAAAGAACTTCAGGAGTTGCTGGCCAAAGCGCAGGAGAGCGAAGGAAACCTTCAAGGAGAATCTCTGGCAGTCACCGAGCAACTACGTCAACTCCAACAAGCCAATGTTGAACTTCAGGAATCACTGTTTAAAAAAGAGGAAAACCTTAAAAGTCTTGAAGCCAAACTTCAAGAAAGTAATACTCTACTGGAAGACCGAAACAAGAGCCACAACGAACTCCAGGATAAGTTGGAACAGGCCCAGCAAAAGGAGAGGAACCTGCAAGAGGAATTCTCACAGTTAACTGAGCAACTAAGCCAACTAAAGCAAGCTAATGACGAGCTCCAAAAGTCCcttcaacaaaaacaatcgCTTTTGGAAAAGGGCAACGAATTCGACACGCAGCTGGCCGAGTACCAGAAAGTCATCGATGAAATGGATGATTCGGCCTCCGCTAAGTCCAAGCTGCTGGAACAGCTTCAAAATCGAGTTGTGGAACTGGAGGCCGCACTCCAACAAGCCAACGAAGCCCAAAAGACTGCCAATCTGGAGACCAAGGAGCTGAGGCGCCAGCTGGAATCGCTTGAACTGGAGAAGTCTAGGGAGATTTTGATCCTCAAGACGCAAAGGAATGGAGCGGGTAGCCGGTCAGGAAAGGGAGATGAACTGGAG TCACTGGACACCGAAACAAGTCTGGCCAAGATCAACTTTCTGAACTCAATCATTGCGGATATGCAGCAAAAGAATGATGCACTCAAGTCCAAAGTGCAGACTCTGGAAACCGTGCCAATTGATTTTACCAA GCCAAATGCCTTTGATGTGCTGACCAAGCGAAAACCGGCGCCCAGACTTTTCTGCGACATCTGCGATGAGTTTGACAAGCACGAGACGGAGGACTGTCCAATCCAGGCCAGCGAGGATCGGGATTACTCTCCGCCACCGTCCGAGGCCAATAATAACGAGAAGGAACGCAAGTTGCCAGCGCCCAGAAAATACTGCGATTCTTGCGAGG TCTTTGGCCACGACACGAGCGAATGCGCCGATGATGAAACCTTTTAG